A part of Desulfotomaculum nigrificans DSM 574 genomic DNA contains:
- the hisS gene encoding histidine--tRNA ligase: MLTTRPRGTNDILPGEVEKWQYLEELARQVCREYGYSEIRTPIFEHTELFARGVGETTDIVEKEMYTFTDRGDRSITLRPEGTAAVVRAYLENKLYALPQPIKLFYIGPMFRYDRPQAGRFRQFHQFGVEVFGSNSPAVDAEVIAMAMDIYHRIGLTNLELHINSVGCPQCRPVLRQKLQEYFRPQLAELCPNCQGRFDRNPLRILDCKSEKCQEIGRHAPTTLDVLCPECQAHFELVKGYLDAVGVKYIVDNRLVRGLDYYTNTAFEIMTRDIGAQSSIGGGGRYNGLIEACGGSAAPGIGFALGLERILLTAERQGITFPISRGPAVFVATVGAGAETESFALVQKLRRHGIAADKDYLGRSLKAQMKYAGKLDARLVIILGEEELSRGVAVVRNMQAGSQEEVPLADIISYVKEVQ, translated from the coding sequence GTGTTAACGACCAGGCCCAGGGGTACCAATGATATTTTACCAGGTGAAGTGGAAAAGTGGCAGTATTTAGAAGAGCTGGCCCGACAGGTATGTCGGGAATATGGCTACAGTGAAATTAGAACCCCGATTTTTGAACACACCGAACTGTTTGCCCGGGGAGTGGGAGAGACCACGGACATTGTAGAAAAGGAAATGTATACCTTTACGGACCGGGGTGACCGCAGTATTACTCTGCGGCCGGAAGGCACCGCCGCCGTGGTCAGGGCTTACCTGGAGAATAAACTTTATGCCCTGCCCCAGCCCATCAAGCTGTTTTACATCGGCCCCATGTTTCGGTATGATCGGCCCCAGGCGGGACGTTTTCGGCAGTTTCACCAATTTGGGGTGGAGGTCTTTGGATCCAATAGCCCGGCCGTTGATGCTGAGGTCATTGCCATGGCCATGGATATTTACCACCGCATTGGCCTAACCAATCTGGAACTACACATCAACAGCGTGGGTTGCCCGCAGTGCCGGCCGGTATTAAGGCAAAAGCTGCAGGAATATTTCCGCCCCCAACTGGCAGAGTTGTGTCCCAACTGCCAGGGGCGTTTTGACCGCAACCCCTTGCGCATCTTGGATTGTAAGAGCGAAAAATGCCAGGAGATCGGTCGGCATGCTCCAACCACACTGGATGTCCTTTGCCCCGAATGCCAGGCCCACTTTGAATTGGTTAAAGGTTATCTGGATGCAGTGGGTGTTAAGTACATTGTTGATAACCGGCTGGTTAGAGGTTTGGATTACTACACTAATACCGCCTTTGAAATCATGACCAGGGATATCGGGGCCCAGAGTTCCATTGGCGGTGGCGGGCGTTATAACGGCTTGATTGAGGCCTGCGGTGGTTCCGCTGCACCGGGAATTGGCTTTGCCCTGGGCCTGGAGCGTATTTTGTTGACGGCGGAGCGTCAGGGTATTACCTTCCCCATTAGCCGGGGTCCGGCTGTATTTGTGGCCACCGTGGGTGCCGGGGCGGAAACTGAGTCCTTTGCCCTGGTACAAAAGTTGCGTCGGCACGGCATTGCCGCAGACAAAGACTACCTGGGCCGCAGCCTAAAGGCCCAAATGAAATATGCCGGTAAGTTGGATGCCCGGCTGGTGATTATCCTGGGCGAAGAGGAACTAAGCCGGGGCGTAGCAGTGGTGCGCAATATGCAGGCAGGCAGCCAGGAAGAAGTGCCGCTGGCTGATATTATCAGTTATGTTAAGGAAGTTCAATAA
- a CDS encoding GAF and HD-GYP domain-containing protein: MLVLNGKTKDAEFGGDEARFLSVLRASLDLAIDRGQEETGEIELKGSRESQIRAEQVQAKGTVMAEVMKTGQPLVIEDLEKYDGYLCLPDCGNDIRSAVVFPVKTGGKIIGALIVCTPFTLDRERNEVGYLSIIASQVGLAIENAQLYESLREYYMNVVNALAAALEAKDKYTQGHSLRVALWAKAVAEEMGLSDKEQEMVYIGGLLHDIGKVGVREYILLKTSKLTPEEEKEIQTHPRVGAKILEPANLPQEVVETVLYHHENYNGGGYPEGIAGEQIPLLARIIRVVDSYDAMKSDRPYRKALSQKWVIEELSRCSGKQFDPAVVEAVKKLIEQGKLA, encoded by the coding sequence GTGTTGGTATTGAACGGCAAAACTAAAGACGCAGAATTCGGTGGAGATGAAGCCCGCTTCTTAAGCGTCCTTCGTGCAAGCCTTGACCTTGCTATTGACCGCGGTCAAGAGGAAACAGGAGAAATTGAGCTGAAGGGAAGCAGGGAATCACAGATAAGAGCTGAGCAAGTACAAGCAAAAGGAACGGTCATGGCTGAGGTGATGAAAACAGGGCAGCCCCTGGTAATAGAAGATTTGGAAAAATACGATGGTTATTTATGTTTACCAGATTGCGGCAATGACATACGGTCGGCTGTCGTGTTTCCCGTTAAGACAGGAGGAAAGATAATTGGGGCGCTGATAGTATGTACACCTTTCACTCTAGACCGGGAAAGAAATGAGGTGGGTTACCTCTCTATCATAGCCAGTCAGGTAGGTCTGGCAATAGAGAATGCACAGCTTTACGAATCGTTGCGGGAATATTATATGAACGTTGTGAATGCGCTGGCTGCAGCGTTAGAAGCAAAAGACAAATATACGCAGGGTCATTCATTGCGTGTAGCATTGTGGGCTAAGGCAGTAGCTGAAGAAATGGGGCTTTCTGATAAAGAACAGGAAATGGTTTATATAGGAGGGCTTTTGCATGATATAGGAAAGGTGGGGGTAAGGGAATACATACTGCTCAAGACAAGCAAGCTTACACCAGAGGAAGAAAAAGAAATACAGACTCATCCGAGAGTGGGAGCAAAGATCCTGGAACCGGCCAATCTTCCCCAGGAAGTAGTTGAAACGGTTCTCTACCACCACGAAAACTATAATGGCGGCGGTTATCCTGAAGGCATCGCTGGTGAACAGATCCCTCTTCTGGCCCGGATCATCAGGGTGGTGGACTCTTATGACGCCATGAAGTCGGACAGGCCTTATCGTAAGGCGCTTTCTCAAAAATGGGTGATAGAGGAATTGAGTCGTTGTTCTGGTAAGCAGTTTGATCCGGCAGTTGTAGAAGCAGTTAAAAAGCTTATAGAGCAAGGTAAATTGGCATAA
- a CDS encoding PocR ligand-binding domain-containing protein: MPTNLLLSVSLKYWQDFQDTLARVMDANIYIFDTNGSSFSQFSREAELCQNVNKGEKICNEKCVRFYKEILGSLKDKGIFTCPYGIKLYAYRLGTYAQKIGFLIVAPTRIRTRVGSEEENTFITKAHSIYQTINEVLKAILEKNLLGLRSLEINSIYEHQPPADLNCRTG; the protein is encoded by the coding sequence ATGCCGACAAACCTTTTACTAAGTGTTTCGTTAAAATATTGGCAGGATTTTCAGGATACTCTTGCCAGGGTAATGGATGCAAACATTTATATCTTTGATACAAATGGCAGCTCTTTTTCCCAATTCAGTCGAGAAGCCGAACTATGCCAGAATGTAAATAAAGGAGAAAAGATCTGCAACGAAAAGTGCGTCCGTTTTTATAAAGAAATCTTGGGTTCGTTAAAAGATAAAGGCATATTTACATGCCCTTACGGGATTAAACTTTATGCCTACCGCCTGGGTACCTATGCTCAAAAGATAGGCTTCCTTATCGTTGCTCCTACCAGGATAAGAACCCGAGTAGGCAGCGAGGAGGAAAATACTTTTATCACCAAAGCGCACAGCATTTACCAGACTATCAACGAAGTTCTTAAGGCCATCCTTGAAAAAAACCTTTTAGGATTGCGAAGTCTTGAGATAAACAGCATTTATGAACATCAGCCGCCTGCTGACCTCAACTGTCGAACTGGATAA
- a CDS encoding ATPase domain-containing protein, with translation MEKLKTGIKNLDGILSGGIPVYSLNIVSGSPGSGKTIFVQNIIFNSARNGLKSLYLTTISESQFKMVRHLQEFEFFSDDFLGDRFIYGDLGAVLRKQGTEKVLEYLTEMIKRHQPNILVIDSFKAIRDIFPDEKTFKAFVFDLAAALSIWEVTVFLVGEYEEKELTLLSEFAIADGIFHLYGQEEKRFQKRYLRILKMRGTNFEQGEHLFQINPAGIEVYPRIKPKGEELQYKVKPGKKGFGITGLDEMLNGGFREGTITLISGGTGTGKTALALKFLLDGAEKCENGLFLSFEEPVSQLIDNARQLGWETDKYLADGRLDIKFISPIELDVDKHAFEILDMVSSKKIDRLVIDSISSFESSVSDIQKYKDYLWAIAQQIKRRHITAIFTALNEDLFSPASVTKNQISLLADNIIILRYVEKNSSIKKVLGILKARGTNHDRDIREYEITPGGINVLGKLDKANMFI, from the coding sequence ATGGAAAAATTGAAAACAGGAATTAAAAATCTTGATGGCATTCTTTCTGGCGGTATACCTGTGTATTCGCTGAACATTGTTTCCGGTTCTCCAGGCAGCGGAAAAACGATATTCGTTCAAAATATTATTTTTAACAGCGCAAGGAACGGTCTTAAAAGTTTATACCTGACTACTATCTCTGAATCACAATTCAAGATGGTAAGGCATTTGCAGGAGTTTGAGTTTTTTTCGGACGATTTTCTGGGGGACAGGTTTATTTACGGTGATCTGGGAGCTGTTCTGCGCAAACAGGGTACTGAGAAGGTTCTTGAATACCTTACCGAAATGATCAAAAGACATCAACCCAATATCCTTGTAATCGACAGTTTCAAAGCCATAAGAGATATTTTTCCTGACGAGAAGACTTTTAAGGCTTTTGTTTTTGACCTGGCGGCTGCTTTATCGATATGGGAGGTTACTGTATTTCTCGTTGGTGAGTATGAAGAAAAAGAACTCACTCTCTTAAGTGAATTTGCTATTGCTGATGGGATTTTTCACCTTTACGGTCAGGAAGAAAAAAGGTTTCAAAAAAGGTATTTGCGTATTCTGAAGATGAGAGGTACCAATTTTGAACAAGGAGAGCACCTGTTTCAAATCAACCCTGCAGGAATAGAAGTCTATCCGAGGATAAAGCCGAAGGGCGAAGAACTCCAGTACAAGGTCAAACCGGGGAAAAAAGGATTCGGAATCACAGGCCTGGACGAAATGCTGAATGGTGGATTTAGGGAAGGGACTATTACGCTCATTTCCGGCGGCACAGGTACGGGTAAAACTGCTCTTGCACTTAAATTTTTACTGGATGGAGCTGAAAAATGTGAAAATGGGCTGTTTCTTTCTTTTGAAGAGCCGGTTTCTCAGCTTATAGATAACGCCCGCCAGCTGGGATGGGAGACGGATAAATATCTGGCAGACGGCCGTCTTGATATCAAGTTTATTTCTCCAATAGAACTGGACGTAGATAAACACGCTTTTGAAATACTGGACATGGTCAGCAGTAAGAAGATAGATAGGCTTGTTATTGACAGCATATCTTCTTTTGAAAGCAGCGTTTCTGATATACAAAAGTATAAAGATTATCTTTGGGCGATAGCACAGCAGATCAAAAGACGGCATATCACTGCTATATTTACTGCACTAAACGAAGACCTCTTTTCACCGGCTTCAGTAACAAAAAATCAAATATCTTTGTTAGCCGATAATATAATTATTCTTCGTTACGTGGAAAAAAATTCAAGCATCAAAAAAGTTCTAGGAATCCTTAAAGCCCGTGGTACCAACCACGACAGAGACATTAGAGAATATGAGATTACCCCGGGTGGAATAAATGTTCTCGGAAAGTTAGATAAAGCAAATATGTTTATTTGA
- a CDS encoding sensor domain-containing diguanylate cyclase — protein sequence MNISRLLTSTVELDKVMELITNSLIIIYKAELGFVGLREGDKIRIAQAKGDHGDLLIGKEWPMVQPLIENVFSKVEPSFLSIDELMTLPGLSDVELDSKNKIMVYPLWTSLGAVGLLGIVFSPDSMDDSDTRNLQIYANFAAIALANAKLVSRLEKEAETDFLTGFFNKRAIRNILVNELERTIRYGIPLTVIFLDIDNFKTYNDTFGHVAGDVVLQKTADIIKNSIRTVDIAGRFGGEEFVIILPGTKEEGAVAVAERIRKSIETYPFPHRKVTVSLGIALAKNSHSVDSLLEEADQALYQAKRQGKNRFYLDPP from the coding sequence ATGAACATCAGCCGCCTGCTGACCTCAACTGTCGAACTGGATAAGGTCATGGAACTCATAACGAATTCCCTGATCATAATATATAAGGCTGAACTGGGTTTTGTTGGCCTTCGAGAGGGTGATAAAATAAGGATAGCTCAGGCCAAAGGTGATCACGGCGACCTTTTGATAGGTAAGGAATGGCCGATGGTACAGCCGTTGATTGAAAATGTTTTTTCCAAAGTTGAGCCGTCATTTCTGAGTATTGATGAATTAATGACCTTACCGGGTCTTTCCGATGTGGAGCTTGATTCCAAGAATAAAATCATGGTTTATCCACTATGGACCTCTTTGGGTGCTGTCGGCCTGTTAGGTATAGTGTTTTCACCTGATTCGATGGATGACAGCGATACCAGAAACCTGCAGATTTATGCGAACTTTGCTGCGATAGCTTTGGCTAACGCAAAACTTGTAAGCCGACTGGAAAAAGAAGCTGAAACCGACTTTTTGACAGGGTTTTTTAATAAACGTGCAATCCGCAACATACTGGTTAATGAACTCGAAAGGACAATCAGGTACGGCATTCCTTTAACGGTTATTTTCCTAGATATTGATAACTTCAAGACTTACAATGATACCTTTGGCCATGTTGCCGGCGATGTGGTGTTGCAGAAGACGGCAGATATAATAAAAAACTCTATAAGGACAGTGGATATTGCGGGGCGCTTCGGAGGCGAGGAGTTTGTAATTATTCTTCCTGGGACAAAAGAAGAAGGCGCTGTCGCGGTTGCTGAAAGAATACGAAAATCTATAGAGACCTATCCTTTCCCACATCGCAAAGTTACCGTAAGCCTGGGTATAGCCTTAGCAAAAAACAGTCACTCTGTTGATTCCTTGCTTGAAGAGGCAGATCAGGCCTTGTATCAAGCAAAAAGACAAGGGAAAAACCGCTTTTACCTGGACCCACCGTAG
- the aspS gene encoding aspartate--tRNA ligase, which yields MSESMHGLRRTHHCGELSKQHMGQEVVLMGWVQRRRDHGGLIFVDLRDRSGLVQIVFSPDVDEAAFKKAEAVRNEYVLAIVGKVQERPEGTANPNMVTGEIEVYAHTLRVLNRAKTPPFYIEDHIDVDENLRLRYRYLDLRRPEMQQSLIMRHRAAKSVRDFLDNHGFLEIETPMLTKSTPEGARDYLVPSRVNPGKFYALPQSPQIFKQLLMLAGMEKYFQIVRCFRDEDLRADRQPEFTQIDLEMSFVDADDVMSLMEQMIAKVCKDTIGLEIKVPFPRLSYQEAMDLYGSDKPDTRFDMELKDITPIAAKCGFKVFNSAAAAGGQVKGINAKGCAAFSRKEIDDLTAFVAVYKAKGLAYMMINEDGSVKSPIAKFFNEDEIAAIKDKLEAQPGDLLLFVADKPAVVAAALGALRLHLAQRLNLIPEDRWNFLWVIDFPLLEYDAEEGRYFAMHHPFTSPVEEDIPLLQTDPGKVRARAYDMVLNGVEVGGGSIRIHRRDVQELMFKALGLGPEEAKEKFGFMLEAFEYGAPPHGGIAFGFDRLVMLLTGKDSIRDVIAFPKTASATCLMTQAPDVVDPAQLVELHIRSTAVVKNNSDK from the coding sequence ATGTCCGAATCTATGCATGGATTACGCCGCACCCATCACTGCGGCGAATTAAGCAAGCAACATATGGGCCAGGAAGTTGTATTAATGGGCTGGGTGCAGCGCCGCCGGGACCACGGAGGCTTAATATTTGTGGATTTAAGGGATCGCTCCGGGTTGGTACAGATTGTTTTTAGCCCGGATGTGGACGAAGCAGCTTTTAAAAAGGCTGAAGCAGTAAGAAACGAGTATGTCCTGGCCATAGTGGGTAAAGTTCAAGAAAGACCGGAGGGTACCGCAAATCCCAACATGGTTACCGGAGAAATAGAGGTTTACGCCCATACTTTAAGGGTACTAAACCGGGCCAAAACGCCGCCCTTCTATATTGAAGACCATATTGATGTTGATGAAAATTTACGCCTGCGCTACCGTTATCTGGACCTGCGTCGGCCGGAAATGCAGCAGTCCTTAATCATGCGCCACCGGGCCGCCAAAAGTGTCCGGGATTTCTTAGATAACCACGGTTTTCTGGAAATAGAAACTCCCATGTTAACCAAAAGCACCCCGGAAGGGGCCAGGGATTACTTAGTACCCAGCCGGGTTAACCCGGGTAAGTTTTACGCCTTGCCCCAGTCTCCCCAGATATTTAAGCAACTGTTAATGCTGGCGGGGATGGAGAAATACTTCCAAATTGTGCGCTGCTTCCGGGATGAAGATTTGCGGGCCGACCGGCAGCCGGAATTTACCCAGATTGACCTGGAAATGTCCTTTGTGGATGCGGATGACGTCATGAGTTTAATGGAGCAAATGATTGCCAAAGTATGTAAAGATACCATTGGCCTGGAAATTAAAGTTCCTTTCCCGCGTCTTTCCTATCAGGAAGCCATGGATCTCTATGGCTCGGACAAACCGGATACCCGTTTTGATATGGAGCTAAAGGACATAACTCCCATTGCTGCTAAATGCGGCTTTAAGGTGTTTAACAGCGCCGCCGCCGCCGGCGGTCAGGTTAAAGGCATTAACGCTAAGGGCTGCGCCGCCTTTTCTCGCAAGGAAATTGACGACCTCACTGCCTTTGTGGCCGTCTATAAAGCCAAGGGCTTGGCTTATATGATGATCAATGAGGATGGTTCGGTAAAATCACCCATTGCCAAATTCTTTAATGAAGATGAAATAGCTGCCATTAAGGATAAACTGGAAGCCCAACCCGGTGACCTGCTGCTCTTTGTGGCGGATAAACCGGCTGTTGTGGCAGCGGCCCTGGGGGCCCTGCGTTTGCATCTGGCCCAGCGGCTAAACTTAATTCCGGAGGACAGGTGGAATTTCCTGTGGGTTATTGATTTCCCGCTATTGGAGTATGACGCGGAAGAAGGACGATACTTTGCCATGCACCACCCTTTTACATCGCCGGTGGAAGAGGATATTCCCCTGCTGCAAACTGATCCTGGTAAAGTGCGGGCCAGAGCCTACGATATGGTCTTAAACGGTGTGGAGGTAGGTGGCGGAAGTATTCGGATTCATCGCCGGGATGTGCAAGAATTAATGTTCAAGGCCCTGGGCTTAGGTCCGGAAGAAGCTAAGGAGAAATTTGGCTTTATGCTGGAAGCCTTTGAGTACGGGGCACCTCCCCATGGCGGCATTGCCTTTGGCTTTGATCGTCTGGTTATGCTGCTGACCGGTAAGGACAGTATCCGGGATGTCATTGCCTTTCCCAAAACTGCCAGTGCCACCTGCTTGATGACCCAGGCGCCAGATGTGGTGGACCCGGCCCAGTTAGTGGAACTGCATATTCGTAGTACCGCTGTGGTCAAAAATAATAGCGAT
- a CDS encoding DUF896 domain-containing protein: MDKGVMLDKTDFTLYTCSLLKQHVILTFEVIAIITKELVDRINALARKQRAEGLTAEEKEEQHKLRQEYLKGIRSQVLDSLSRIKFVEDEKPNNTSGSCSCGHHHHKESHKGHTH, from the coding sequence ATGGATAAAGGTGTTATGCTGGATAAGACTGATTTTACACTGTACACTTGTTCCTTGCTAAAGCAGCATGTTATACTTACTTTTGAGGTGATTGCCATTATTACTAAGGAATTGGTTGATCGGATTAATGCCCTGGCCCGTAAGCAGCGGGCAGAGGGGCTTACTGCCGAGGAAAAAGAGGAACAACATAAACTACGTCAGGAATACCTGAAGGGTATCCGCAGCCAGGTTTTAGACTCCCTATCCCGAATTAAATTTGTGGAGGATGAAAAACCAAATAACACATCCGGCAGCTGCAGTTGCGGCCACCATCACCATAAAGAAAGCCATAAAGGACATACACACTAA